A region from the Variovorax sp. RKNM96 genome encodes:
- a CDS encoding TonB-dependent siderophore receptor gives MTQRRFPHSLALTLSPISYAVAAVLFAAACSAHAQQTTLREVVVNEGAAAPQADVSGFGDVPLRELPLSATVIDSKQLNASGARRLADLTQFDSSVTDAYNSAGYWDYLTVRGFVLDNRFNYRREGLPISAETSIPLDNKERVEILRGTSGIQAGTSAPGGLVNYVVKRPTEQDLRTVRIETTSRGSVLGALDLGGRFGENRQFGYRLNVASENLKPLTHNLDGNRNMFSLAADWRITRDSVLEFEVEQSRKTQPSQNGYSLLGSVLPAPVDPRINLNNQPWSQPSVFKALTGTVRFSQALNADWRWSAQIGQQRLKTDDRLAYAFGCGAEGNYDRYCSDGTFDVYDFRSENERRTQTAGSLNLKGNVMTGSVRHELGFGLLQSRVRNRFQNQAYNYAGTGNIWATAMVPPSPDAITPQTNRDERSTELSIQDAIRWNDRFTTWLGARHTRLDRSSIGNDGSDPTGYKQGVTTPWIAASYAIQPGLLAYASWGKGVESQVVPNRGDQYSNAGQALPALKSRQWELGIKGGNDAFNWQLAWFDIQRPMTNLDACNRLGITPCEAKYDGRAVHRGLEAGAQWTQGPWRVGGSMTLMDAKRRGSTVEPASNGQWPTNVPKQVLRAQAAYRVLAVPGLEVAGQLSHEGRRNVLADGSITLPSWTRVDAVLRYDTKLRGVNTSWTLAVDNLFDRRYWKESPYQFGHVYLFPGAPRTLRLGLSVAL, from the coding sequence ATGACTCAACGACGCTTTCCACATTCCCTGGCCCTGACGCTCTCGCCCATCTCGTACGCGGTCGCTGCCGTGCTGTTCGCGGCCGCCTGCAGCGCACACGCGCAGCAGACAACGCTGCGCGAAGTCGTCGTCAATGAAGGTGCGGCTGCCCCGCAGGCCGACGTCAGTGGCTTCGGTGACGTGCCCCTGCGCGAGCTGCCGCTCTCGGCCACGGTGATCGACAGCAAGCAGCTGAACGCCAGCGGCGCACGGCGGCTCGCCGACCTGACGCAGTTCGATTCGTCGGTGACCGATGCCTACAACTCCGCCGGCTACTGGGACTACCTGACCGTGCGCGGCTTCGTGCTCGACAACCGCTTCAACTACCGGCGCGAGGGCCTGCCGATCAGCGCCGAGACCTCGATCCCGCTCGACAACAAGGAGCGCGTCGAGATCCTGCGTGGCACCAGCGGCATCCAGGCCGGCACCAGCGCGCCGGGTGGGCTCGTCAACTATGTCGTGAAGCGCCCGACCGAGCAGGACCTGCGCACGGTGCGCATCGAGACCACCAGCCGCGGCAGCGTGCTCGGCGCGCTCGACCTGGGCGGCCGCTTCGGCGAGAACCGCCAGTTCGGCTACCGGCTCAACGTGGCGAGCGAAAACCTGAAGCCGCTCACTCACAACCTCGATGGCAACCGCAACATGTTCTCGCTTGCGGCCGACTGGCGCATCACGCGCGACTCGGTGCTGGAGTTCGAGGTCGAGCAAAGCCGCAAGACGCAGCCGAGCCAGAACGGCTACAGCCTCTTGGGCAGCGTACTGCCCGCGCCGGTCGACCCGCGCATCAACCTCAACAACCAGCCGTGGTCGCAGCCCTCGGTGTTCAAGGCGCTGACCGGCACCGTGCGCTTCAGCCAGGCGCTGAACGCCGACTGGCGCTGGAGCGCGCAGATCGGCCAGCAGCGCCTGAAGACCGACGACCGCCTGGCCTACGCCTTCGGCTGCGGCGCGGAAGGCAACTACGACCGCTACTGCTCCGACGGCACCTTCGACGTCTACGACTTCCGCAGCGAGAACGAACGCCGCACCCAGACCGCGGGCAGCCTGAACCTCAAGGGCAACGTGATGACCGGCAGCGTGCGGCACGAGTTGGGATTCGGCCTGCTGCAAAGCCGGGTGCGCAACCGCTTCCAGAACCAGGCCTACAACTACGCGGGCACGGGCAACATCTGGGCCACGGCCATGGTGCCGCCCAGCCCCGACGCCATCACGCCGCAGACCAACCGCGACGAGCGTTCGACAGAACTCTCGATACAGGACGCGATCCGCTGGAACGATCGCTTCACCACCTGGCTCGGTGCCCGCCACACGCGATTGGACCGCAGCAGCATCGGCAACGACGGCTCGGACCCGACGGGCTACAAGCAAGGCGTGACCACGCCATGGATCGCCGCCAGCTACGCCATCCAGCCCGGGCTGCTTGCGTATGCAAGCTGGGGCAAGGGTGTCGAGTCGCAGGTCGTTCCGAACCGGGGTGACCAGTACAGCAACGCCGGCCAGGCACTGCCTGCACTGAAGTCGCGCCAGTGGGAACTGGGCATCAAGGGCGGCAACGACGCCTTCAACTGGCAGCTCGCGTGGTTCGACATCCAGCGTCCGATGACCAATCTCGATGCGTGCAATCGCCTCGGCATCACGCCGTGCGAAGCGAAGTACGACGGCCGCGCCGTGCACCGCGGCCTCGAGGCCGGCGCGCAGTGGACCCAAGGCCCGTGGCGCGTCGGCGGCAGCATGACGCTGATGGATGCCAAGCGCCGCGGCAGCACCGTCGAACCCGCGAGCAACGGACAGTGGCCGACCAACGTGCCCAAGCAGGTGCTTCGCGCGCAGGCGGCTTATCGCGTGCTCGCGGTGCCGGGTCTCGAAGTGGCGGGCCAGCTGTCGCACGAAGGACGACGCAACGTGCTCGCCGATGGGTCGATTACGCTGCCCTCGTGGACGCGCGTCGATGCGGTGCTGCGCTACGACACAAAACTGCGCGGCGTGAACACGAGCTGGACGCTGGCCGTCGACAACCTGTTCGATCGCCGCTACTGGAAGGAATCGCCCTACCAGTTCGGGCATGTGTACCTGTTCCCCGGTGCACCTCGCACGCTGCGTCTCGGCCTGAGCGTCGCGCTGTGA
- a CDS encoding cytosine permease: MAHDDNNGISSGNEALTPLPASRRVFGWTDHASLWFSLGVGLLVMQIGAYLVPAVGTRDAALAIALGSVIGAGLLAWTARLGCETGLASAGLMHATYGSAFARLPVLLNIVQLVGWTTFELVIMREGTQAIGQVAFGASLGSFWGGVFTTLLWGAVLLALLAGSMVKLVRRFVSRFGLPLVVISLLWLTWQFATRLQAKGLDAFWARPGDGSMGMFGALDLVIAMPVSWLPLVADYARHGKRSAGGLGSAFSGTWIGYALANIWCYALGVMVVSVAEPDTGLVTALLLAQGGLVALGLILIDELDNAYGDVYSGSVSTHSLLPRWSVKRWGLLLAALCIALALVLPMHTLEPFLLLLSSVFVPLYGVILGRLGSGRTVASVGTRQIDWAAALIWIAGIAAYHALAKWAPQFGSALPTLAATFALAWISRPSPATDASALAQSRG, translated from the coding sequence ATGGCACACGACGACAACAACGGAATTTCCTCCGGCAACGAGGCGCTGACGCCCCTGCCCGCATCACGGCGCGTGTTCGGCTGGACCGACCACGCCTCGCTCTGGTTCAGCCTGGGCGTCGGGCTGCTGGTGATGCAGATCGGTGCCTACCTTGTGCCCGCCGTGGGCACGCGCGATGCGGCGCTGGCGATTGCGCTTGGGTCCGTCATCGGCGCCGGCCTCCTGGCATGGACCGCGCGGCTCGGCTGCGAAACCGGCCTCGCGAGCGCGGGCCTCATGCACGCCACCTATGGCAGCGCCTTCGCGCGGCTGCCGGTGCTGCTCAACATCGTGCAGCTGGTGGGCTGGACCACCTTCGAACTGGTGATCATGCGAGAAGGCACGCAGGCCATCGGCCAGGTCGCCTTCGGCGCTTCGCTCGGCTCATTCTGGGGCGGCGTCTTCACCACATTGCTCTGGGGCGCGGTGCTGCTGGCGCTGCTCGCGGGCTCGATGGTCAAGCTGGTGCGGCGCTTCGTGAGCCGCTTCGGGCTGCCGCTGGTGGTGATCTCCCTGCTCTGGCTGACCTGGCAGTTCGCGACGCGGCTGCAGGCCAAGGGCCTGGACGCCTTCTGGGCGCGCCCCGGCGACGGCAGCATGGGCATGTTCGGCGCGCTCGATCTGGTGATCGCGATGCCGGTGTCATGGCTGCCGCTGGTGGCCGACTACGCGCGCCACGGCAAGCGCAGCGCGGGTGGCCTGGGCAGCGCTTTCAGCGGCACCTGGATCGGCTACGCGCTCGCCAACATCTGGTGCTATGCACTCGGCGTGATGGTGGTGAGCGTGGCCGAGCCGGACACGGGCCTGGTCACCGCGCTGCTGCTCGCGCAGGGCGGGCTGGTGGCGCTGGGCCTCATCCTTATCGACGAGCTCGACAACGCGTATGGCGATGTCTATTCGGGTTCGGTTTCCACGCACAGCCTCCTGCCGCGCTGGAGCGTGAAGCGCTGGGGACTGCTGCTGGCCGCGCTGTGCATCGCGCTTGCGCTGGTGCTGCCGATGCACACGCTCGAGCCCTTCCTGCTGCTGTTGAGCTCGGTGTTCGTGCCGCTCTACGGCGTGATCCTCGGGCGGCTTGGCAGCGGAAGGACCGTGGCATCCGTCGGCACGCGCCAGATCGACTGGGCCGCGGCGCTGATCTGGATCGCAGGCATCGCGGCTTACCACGCGCTCGCCAAGTGGGCGCCGCAGTTCGGCTCGGCCCTGCCGACGCTGGCAGCGACCTTCGCGCTGGCCTGGATCAGCCGGCCGTCGCCTGCAACCGATGCATCGGCACTGGCGCAAAGCCGTGGTTGA
- the thiS gene encoding sulfur carrier protein ThiS — translation MTMNILINDKPFTLPDSATLTDALTALEAVPPFAVAVNREFVPRSAYAARALQPDDRIEVIRPVTGG, via the coding sequence ATGACGATGAACATCCTGATCAACGACAAGCCCTTCACGCTGCCCGACAGCGCAACCCTCACCGACGCGCTGACTGCGCTGGAGGCCGTGCCGCCGTTCGCGGTGGCGGTGAACCGCGAGTTCGTGCCGCGCTCGGCCTATGCCGCGCGCGCACTGCAGCCCGACGACCGCATCGAAGTGATCCGCCCCGTGACGGGCGGCTGA
- the thiD gene encoding bifunctional hydroxymethylpyrimidine kinase/phosphomethylpyrimidine kinase, with the protein MTQGPSPAPQAPLRYARVLSIAGSDSGGGAGIQADLKTFAALGCYGMTAITALTAQNTRGVSGIHGVPPAFLKAQIQAVVEDIGVDAVKLGMLHAPEVVEVVAWAIDHYKLPNVVLDPVMVATSGDRLIASETVQVLVRELFPRAVVVTPNLDEAALLIGHAIDGIDALDGAADELLALGAKAVLLKGGHLPGNEVVDVLLQADGTRKRLASQRIASRNLHGTGCTLSSAIAAHLALGLTLPEAVERARAYILGAMAAGADVTVGGGHGPLNHGFAPVPMHRLQATAG; encoded by the coding sequence ATGACCCAAGGACCTTCCCCCGCGCCGCAAGCGCCCCTGCGCTACGCGCGCGTGCTCTCCATCGCCGGCTCCGACAGCGGCGGCGGCGCCGGCATCCAGGCCGATCTCAAGACCTTCGCGGCCCTCGGCTGCTACGGCATGACGGCCATCACCGCGCTCACCGCGCAGAACACGCGCGGCGTCTCGGGCATCCACGGCGTGCCGCCGGCTTTTCTCAAGGCGCAGATCCAGGCGGTGGTGGAAGACATCGGCGTCGATGCCGTCAAGCTCGGCATGCTGCATGCGCCCGAGGTGGTGGAGGTCGTCGCCTGGGCCATCGACCACTACAAGTTGCCGAACGTGGTGCTCGATCCGGTGATGGTCGCTACCAGCGGCGATCGCCTGATCGCCTCGGAAACCGTGCAAGTGCTGGTGCGCGAACTGTTCCCGCGCGCCGTGGTGGTCACGCCCAATCTCGATGAAGCGGCCTTGCTGATCGGCCATGCCATCGATGGCATCGACGCGCTCGACGGCGCGGCCGACGAGCTGTTGGCGCTCGGCGCCAAGGCCGTGCTGCTCAAGGGCGGCCATCTGCCCGGCAATGAAGTGGTCGATGTGCTGTTGCAGGCCGATGGCACGCGCAAGCGCCTGGCCTCGCAACGCATCGCAAGCCGCAACCTGCATGGCACCGGCTGCACGCTGTCGTCCGCCATCGCGGCGCACCTGGCATTGGGGTTGACGCTGCCCGAAGCCGTCGAGCGTGCACGCGCCTACATCCTCGGCGCGATGGCGGCCGGTGCGGATGTGACGGTCGGCGGGGGCCACGGTCCGCTCAACCACGGCTTTGCGCCAGTGCCGATGCATCGGTTGCAGGCGACGGCCGGCTGA
- a CDS encoding FAD-dependent oxidoreductase, giving the protein MSVPFQSAAIIGAGLMGRLVAVALAQAGCKVALYEAGSPEAEGAAARVAAAMLAPLAESAVAPVSVVRMGHYALSRWPELLAPLAQPVFFQREGTLVLWHRQDATEAARLERVLAHTGAQVPELPPMQTLDGAGIAVLEPSLGQRFAKGLFLPGEGQLDNRALLASLLATLQADANVTLHWQSPHVPADFLPGTPGQPDWVIDCRGLGARPQWRALRGVRGEVIRVHAPEVTLQRPTRLVHPRYPLYIAPKPDHLFVIGATEIESDDMSPASVRSTLELLSAAYAVHSGFAEARIVEIAAQCRPTLPDNLPAIRQPQPRVLQINGLYRHGFMIAPALLDAAMELLVNGHSTLAQGFGLDTTTSDDA; this is encoded by the coding sequence ATGAGCGTTCCGTTTCAATCAGCCGCCATCATCGGCGCGGGGCTCATGGGGCGCCTAGTGGCGGTCGCGCTCGCACAGGCCGGTTGCAAGGTCGCGCTATACGAAGCCGGCAGCCCGGAAGCCGAAGGCGCGGCAGCCCGCGTCGCGGCTGCGATGCTTGCGCCGCTGGCCGAATCGGCGGTGGCGCCCGTGTCGGTCGTGCGCATGGGGCACTACGCGCTGTCGCGCTGGCCCGAATTGCTCGCGCCGCTGGCACAACCCGTGTTCTTCCAGCGCGAAGGCACGCTGGTGCTGTGGCACCGGCAGGACGCCACCGAGGCCGCGCGGCTCGAACGCGTGCTCGCCCACACCGGCGCGCAGGTGCCCGAGCTGCCGCCGATGCAGACGCTCGACGGTGCAGGCATCGCCGTGCTGGAGCCGTCGCTCGGCCAGCGCTTCGCCAAGGGGCTGTTCCTTCCGGGCGAAGGCCAACTCGACAACCGCGCACTGCTCGCCTCGCTGCTCGCCACGCTCCAGGCGGATGCGAACGTCACACTGCACTGGCAATCGCCGCACGTACCGGCCGACTTCTTGCCCGGCACGCCAGGCCAGCCCGACTGGGTGATCGATTGCCGCGGCCTCGGTGCCCGTCCGCAATGGCGCGCCTTGCGCGGCGTGCGCGGCGAAGTGATCCGCGTGCATGCGCCCGAGGTCACGCTGCAGCGCCCGACGCGGCTGGTGCATCCGCGCTATCCGCTCTATATCGCGCCGAAGCCCGACCACCTGTTCGTGATCGGCGCGACCGAGATCGAGTCCGACGACATGTCGCCAGCCAGCGTGCGCTCCACGCTCGAACTGCTGAGTGCGGCCTACGCGGTGCACAGCGGTTTCGCCGAGGCGCGCATCGTGGAGATCGCCGCGCAGTGCCGCCCCACGCTGCCCGACAACCTGCCCGCCATCCGCCAGCCGCAGCCGCGCGTGCTGCAGATCAACGGTCTCTACCGCCACGGTTTCATGATCGCGCCGGCGCTGCTCGATGCGGCGATGGAGCTGCTCGTGAACGGCCACAGCACGCTGGCGCAGGGCTTCGGCCTGGACACCACGACATCCGACGACGCATGA
- the thiE gene encoding thiamine phosphate synthase: MSSMTDARSIAHAIVAAHGLRFGAITASTVGATPFSSEGPVYRGAKQACTALGFIEVDAECLALAWHAQTERIGHFDAARWPDAPADFGMRSFPPASRDDAFLPCPERLGLYAVLPDAAWVGRMARAGVPTVQLRFKSDDAEAVAREVQAAVEAVQGTGALLFINDHWQVAIAAGAYGIHLGQEDLDALSPEELQQLRASGLRLGVSTHGYAEMVRADAVSPSYIAMGAVYPTTLKKMATAPQGVARLAAYARLLRGYPQVGIGGIDAVRLPEVLATGVGSVAVVRALVTAADPEATAAQWMTAMGAVIGN, encoded by the coding sequence ATGAGCAGCATGACCGACGCACGCTCCATCGCCCACGCCATCGTCGCCGCCCACGGACTGCGATTCGGCGCCATCACCGCATCGACCGTGGGTGCCACGCCCTTCTCTTCAGAGGGACCGGTCTATCGCGGCGCCAAGCAGGCCTGCACGGCGCTCGGCTTCATCGAGGTCGATGCCGAATGCCTCGCGCTGGCCTGGCATGCGCAGACCGAACGCATCGGTCATTTCGACGCCGCCCGATGGCCCGACGCGCCCGCCGACTTCGGCATGCGTTCGTTTCCGCCTGCATCGCGCGACGACGCCTTCCTGCCCTGCCCCGAACGGCTTGGCCTCTACGCCGTGCTGCCCGATGCGGCATGGGTCGGCCGCATGGCGCGCGCCGGCGTGCCGACGGTGCAACTGCGCTTCAAGTCCGACGATGCCGAGGCCGTCGCGCGTGAAGTCCAGGCGGCGGTCGAGGCCGTGCAGGGCACGGGCGCCCTGCTCTTCATCAATGACCACTGGCAAGTCGCCATTGCCGCGGGCGCCTATGGCATCCACCTCGGGCAGGAAGACCTCGATGCCCTGTCGCCGGAGGAACTGCAGCAACTGCGTGCCTCCGGCCTGCGCCTGGGCGTCAGCACACACGGCTATGCCGAGATGGTGCGCGCCGATGCGGTGAGCCCGAGCTACATCGCGATGGGTGCGGTCTACCCGACCACGCTCAAGAAGATGGCGACCGCACCGCAAGGCGTGGCCCGGCTCGCGGCGTATGCACGCCTGCTGCGCGGCTATCCGCAAGTGGGCATCGGCGGCATCGATGCCGTGCGACTGCCCGAGGTGCTCGCCACCGGCGTGGGCTCCGTCGCGGTGGTGCGCGCGCTGGTGACGGCCGCCGATCCCGAGGCCACGGCCGCGCAATGGATGACGGCCATGGGCGCCGTCATCGGCAACTGA
- a CDS encoding thiazole synthase: MTTPNDPLVLYGETFQSRLLLGTARYPSPDLLEAAVQRAKPAMLTASLRRQTANQGSGGNDTSNGFWALLRKLAVPVLPNTAGCHSVQEVIATAQMARELFDTPWIKLELIGDDYTLQPDTLNLVDAASQLIRDGFKVLPYCTEDLVVCQRLVDVGCQAVMPWAAPIGSGRGPVNPYALQVLRERLKVPMLVDAGLGLPSHACQVMEWGYDGVLLNTAVALAQDPVAMAGAFADAVGAGRTAWRAGAMAAQDSAQPSTPVLGTPFWHHTA; encoded by the coding sequence ATGACCACCCCGAACGACCCGTTGGTTCTCTATGGAGAAACCTTCCAGAGCCGCCTGCTGCTCGGCACCGCGCGCTACCCCTCGCCCGACCTGCTCGAAGCGGCCGTGCAGCGCGCGAAGCCCGCGATGCTCACCGCGTCGCTGCGCCGCCAGACCGCCAATCAGGGCTCCGGCGGCAACGACACGAGCAACGGCTTCTGGGCGCTGCTGCGCAAGCTGGCCGTGCCCGTGCTGCCCAACACCGCCGGCTGCCACAGCGTGCAGGAGGTGATCGCCACCGCGCAGATGGCGCGCGAACTGTTCGACACGCCCTGGATCAAGCTCGAACTCATCGGCGACGACTACACGCTGCAGCCCGACACGCTGAACCTCGTGGACGCCGCCTCGCAGCTGATCCGCGACGGCTTCAAGGTGCTGCCTTATTGCACCGAGGACCTCGTGGTGTGCCAGCGATTGGTCGACGTGGGCTGCCAGGCCGTGATGCCGTGGGCCGCGCCCATCGGCAGCGGCCGTGGTCCCGTCAACCCGTACGCGCTGCAGGTACTGCGCGAGCGGCTCAAGGTGCCGATGCTGGTCGATGCCGGGCTCGGGCTGCCTTCGCATGCCTGCCAGGTGATGGAGTGGGGTTACGACGGCGTGCTGCTCAACACCGCCGTAGCGCTCGCGCAGGACCCCGTCGCGATGGCCGGTGCCTTTGCCGATGCAGTAGGCGCCGGCCGCACCGCGTGGCGTGCGGGCGCGATGGCCGCGCAAGACTCTGCGCAGCCCAGCACGCCTGTGCTCGGCACGCCCTTCTGGCACCACACGGCATGA
- a CDS encoding adenylate/guanylate cyclase domain-containing protein, producing MTDDFTQYPGPAQAPPATSSSPRARLRRFRVDVGTIICAVALLQSLLLVAFGYWGAEQLVSKVGESAHKVNHDRVEDNVLAFLAKTEALVRAIAHTPSLHPAGHDGDRTAELLWAALEQTPELDSVGVASDDGHLLMAQRYPEAAVRQVLRDADFSTETWEYKQSPDADGDGDDDPRQRYATSRIEAFRSDDDPVHEEWFEQALKAQHALWTAPFVLGSAKELGVGHARPSLRRDDEGVLQTLVVVGSVSLGHLSSLVRVFGGTGHGHSALLSADHHVIARSDNPHVVRVLEDPDDGVLGALHAHMLANGSRGWTEDMAFTLDHGGARYQVQTSHIPSTGWRLVSWEPEDALLGGLHRNVLLSLLLALSFLAVALFISLRLSKLVTAPIESLSRTARRIGRLELDDLPREPSRVLEIQNLSQALDDSARSLQAFSKFVPVDVIKQLVAEGHALVPNGSPRRVTAMFTDVEGFTSISESMEADVLMRQLTEYFNLATRVFARHGGVVDKFMGDGIMVLWGAPADLPDAEYQACIASLELHEEMKALNRKWQEEGLQAFRTRIGIHTGVVIAGVLGSSDRLSYTALGDVINVASRIEGTNKQLGTRTLISEATFAGLGGRLSTRRIEELTELRGRQTRMVLYELLDPPDPATAANP from the coding sequence ATGACAGACGACTTCACGCAGTATCCGGGCCCGGCGCAGGCCCCGCCCGCGACTTCTTCTTCACCCCGCGCACGCCTGCGCCGCTTCCGGGTCGACGTCGGCACCATCATCTGTGCGGTCGCGCTGCTTCAGTCGCTGCTGCTGGTGGCCTTCGGCTACTGGGGCGCGGAGCAGCTGGTTTCCAAGGTCGGCGAGTCGGCGCACAAGGTCAACCACGACCGCGTGGAGGACAACGTGCTCGCTTTCCTCGCCAAGACCGAAGCGCTGGTGCGCGCCATTGCACACACGCCCAGCCTGCATCCGGCGGGCCATGACGGCGACCGGACCGCCGAGCTGCTCTGGGCAGCGCTGGAACAGACGCCCGAGCTCGACAGCGTCGGCGTGGCCAGCGACGACGGGCACCTGCTGATGGCGCAGCGCTATCCGGAGGCGGCGGTGCGGCAGGTGCTGCGCGATGCAGACTTCAGCACCGAGACCTGGGAATACAAGCAGTCACCGGACGCCGATGGCGATGGCGACGACGACCCGCGGCAGCGCTACGCCACGAGCCGCATCGAGGCCTTTCGCAGCGACGACGACCCGGTGCACGAAGAATGGTTTGAGCAGGCCTTGAAGGCGCAGCACGCGCTCTGGACCGCACCTTTCGTGCTCGGCTCCGCCAAGGAGCTCGGCGTCGGGCATGCGCGGCCGAGCCTGCGGCGCGACGACGAAGGCGTGCTGCAGACGCTCGTGGTGGTGGGCAGCGTGTCGCTCGGGCATCTCTCCAGCCTCGTGCGGGTGTTCGGCGGCACGGGCCATGGCCACAGCGCCTTGCTGAGCGCCGACCACCATGTGATTGCGCGCAGCGACAACCCCCACGTCGTCCGTGTGCTGGAAGATCCCGACGACGGCGTCCTCGGCGCGCTGCACGCCCACATGCTGGCCAACGGCAGCCGGGGCTGGACCGAAGACATGGCCTTCACCCTCGATCACGGCGGGGCGCGCTACCAGGTGCAGACATCGCACATTCCGTCCACCGGCTGGCGGCTTGTCAGCTGGGAGCCCGAAGACGCGCTGCTCGGCGGGCTGCACCGGAATGTGCTCTTGTCACTGTTGCTGGCGCTGAGCTTCCTGGCCGTGGCGCTGTTCATTTCGCTGCGGTTGTCGAAGCTGGTGACCGCACCGATCGAGAGCCTCTCGCGCACGGCGCGCCGCATCGGGCGGCTGGAGCTGGACGACCTGCCGCGCGAACCGAGCCGGGTGCTCGAGATCCAGAACCTGAGCCAGGCGCTGGACGATTCGGCGCGCAGCCTCCAGGCCTTCAGCAAGTTCGTGCCGGTGGACGTGATCAAGCAACTCGTCGCCGAAGGCCATGCGCTCGTGCCGAACGGCTCGCCGCGCCGCGTGACCGCAATGTTCACCGACGTGGAAGGCTTCACCAGCATCTCGGAATCGATGGAGGCCGACGTGCTGATGCGCCAGCTGACCGAGTACTTCAACCTCGCCACGCGCGTGTTCGCGCGGCATGGCGGCGTGGTCGACAAGTTCATGGGCGACGGGATCATGGTGCTCTGGGGTGCGCCGGCGGACCTGCCGGATGCGGAGTACCAGGCCTGCATCGCCTCGCTCGAACTGCATGAAGAGATGAAGGCGCTCAACCGCAAGTGGCAGGAGGAAGGGCTCCAGGCGTTCCGAACGCGCATCGGCATCCACACCGGCGTCGTGATCGCGGGGGTGCTCGGTTCGAGTGATCGGCTGTCCTACACCGCGCTGGGCGATGTGATCAACGTGGCAAGCCGCATCGAGGGCACGAACAAGCAGCTGGGCACGCGGACGCTGATCTCCGAAGCGACATTCGCGGGGCTGGGCGGGCGACTCTCCACACGGCGGATCGAGGAGCTGACGGAGCTGCGCGGCCGGCAGACGCGCATGGTGCTGTACGAGTTGCTGGACCCGCCAGACCCCGCTACTGCTGCGAACCCTTGA